In a single window of the Zea mays cultivar B73 chromosome 5, Zm-B73-REFERENCE-NAM-5.0, whole genome shotgun sequence genome:
- the LOC100280677 gene encoding glycosyltransferase: MKSSLRSRQEPRRVSNGVIIGAMLLSLCVLSIVKARYCATPFGKAEDQLQEQMNSSIRMEPEESSPARTPGEEEEEDDGENGASATTTTAPAVTKTPAAVAAGGNRGKGKPTCYMTSKRSERCDASGDIRVDGNRSTIYVSGIDREWKTKPYARYHDPVAMAHVREYTLKPLPEAAPAPACTRNHSVPGFLFSNGGFSGNLYHDYTDVLVPLFISTHQFRGRVQFLLSGMKPWWVAKFTPFFRQLTRYDVIDVDNDQEVHCFPRIVVGATFHKDMGVDPRRSPGHVSVVDFKRALRRAFGLPREAASRGGATGRGKPRLLIISRRGSRRFLNEREMARAAAGAGFEVRVAEPDQHTDTAAFAALVNSADVMVGVHGAGLTNMVFLPRGAVLVQVVPFGGLEWLTGVTFKDPAADMEVSYMGYDVTLEESSLIDQYPRNHQVLTDPYAVHKQGWDALKAAYLDKQNIRMDLDRFRATLREAMSRLPPAP, encoded by the exons ATGAAGTCGTCGCTGAGGAGCCGGCAGGAGCCGCGGCGGGTCAGCAACGGCGTCATCATCGGCGCCATGCTGCTATCCCTCTGCGTCCTCAGCATCGTCAAGGCCAGATACTGCGCCACCCCCTTCG GCAAGGCCGAGGACCAGCTCCAGGAGCAGATGAACTCCAGCATCCGGATGGAGCCGGAGGAGTCGTCGCCGGCCAGGACGCCCGGAG aggaggaggaggaggacgacggaGAGAAtggggcgtcggccaccaccaccACGGCGCCCGCGGTGACGAAAACGCCGGCGGCCGTCGCGGCCGGCGGCAACAGGGGCAAGGGCAAGCCCACGTGCTACATGACGAGCAAGCGCTCGGAGCGGTGCGACGCGTCCGGTGACATCCGTGTGGACGGGAACCGCTCCACCATCTACGTCAGCGGGATAGACCGGGAGTGGAAGACCAAGCCGTACGCGCGCTACCACGACCCGGTCGCCATGGCCCACGTCCGCGAGTACACCCTCAAGCCGCTCCCGgaggcggcgccggcgccggcgtgcACCCGGAACCACTCCGTCCCGGGCTTCCTCTTCTCCAACGGCGGCTTCTCCGGCAACCTGTACCACGACTACACGGACGTGCTGGTGCCGCTGTTCATCAGCACGCACCAGTTCCGGGGCCGGGTGCAGTTCCTGCTGAGCGGGATGAAGCCGTGGTGGGTGGCCAAGTTCACGCCCTTCTTCCGGCAGCTGACCCGGTACGACGTCATCGACGTGGACAACGACCAGGAGGTGCACTGCTTCCCCCGGATCGTGGTCGGCGCCACCTTCCACAAGGACATGGGCGTGGACCCGCGGCGGTCGCCGGGCCACGTCTCCGTGGTGGACTTCAAGCGCGCGCTGCGCCGCGCCTTCGGCCTTCCGCGCGAGGccgcctcccgcggcggcgccacGGGGCGCGGCAAGCCCCGGCTGCTGATCATCTCGCGCCGCGGCTCCCGGCGGTTCCTGAACGAGCGGGAGATGGCGCGCGCCGCGGCGGGCGCCGGGTTCGAGGTGCGCGTGGCGGAGCCCGACCAGCACACGGACACGGCCGCGTTCGCGGCGCTGGTGAACTCGGCGGACGTGATGGTGGGCGTGCACGGCGCCGGGCTGACCAACATGGTGTTCCTGCCCCGCGGCGCCGTGCTCGTCCAGGTTGTGCCGTTCGGCGGGCTGGAGTGGCTCACGGGCGTCACTTTCAAGGACCCCGCCGCGGACATGGAGGTGAGCTACATGGGCTACGACGTGACGCTGGAGGAGAGCTCGCTGATCGACCAGTACCCGAGGAACCACCAGGTGCTCACGGACCCCTACGCCGTGCACAAGCAGGGCTGGGACGCGCTCAAGGCGGCGTACCTGGATAAGCAGAACATCCGGATGGATCTCGACAGGTTCAGGGCCACGCTGAGGGAGGCCATGAGCCGGTTGCCGCCGGCTCCGTGA
- the LOC103626592 gene encoding GEM-like protein 7, whose product METFTQEHVIGIPLTSFAYADEERQGKSSCSTMVHKKNKKSSFIHRMNKLSHKTDSYMQGFKEHLTMGPKISETIKGKLSFGAKVLQAGGIDKVFREYFAVEKDEKLRKAFQCYLSTTAGPIAGMLFISTKKIAFHSDRPLSFTSPKGGSTRVPYKVLIPTERMKSASVRENLYNPDEKYIDVVTVDGFDFWFMGFVSYEKSFKYLQQVIMELR is encoded by the exons ATGGAGACTTTCACCCAGGAGCATGTCATTGGAATTCCATTGACTTCGTTTGCATATGCCGATGAGGAAAGACAAGGAAAATCTTCATGTTCTACCATGGTTCATAAAAAAA ATAAGAAGAGTTCCTTCATTCATCGGATGAACAAACTGAGCCATAAAACAGATAGCTACATGCAAGGATTCAAAGAACACT TAACCATGGGACCAAAAATTTcagaaactataaaagggaaactAAGCTTCGGTGCAAAGGTTCTCCAAGCTGGCGGTATTGATAAAGTCTTCAGAGAATACTTTGCAGTTGAGAAAGATGAGAAACTACGGAAGGCTTTCCAGTGCTATCTTTCAACCACAGCTGGTCCAATAGCTGGAATGCTTTTCATCTCAACTAAGAAGATTGCTTTCCATAGTGATAGGCCTTTGAGTTTCACGTCTCCTAAAGGAGGCAGTACAAGGGTGCCTTACAAG GTGTTAATCCCCACAGAGAGGATGAAAAGTGCTTCAGTGCGGGAAAATTTATACAATCCAGATGAGAAGTATATTGATGTAGTCACTGTTGATGGCTTTGATTTTTGGTTCATGGGCTTTGTCAGCTATGAGAAGTCATTCAAATATCTCCAACAAGTAATTATGGAGCTGAGATGA
- the LOC103626593 gene encoding serine/arginine-rich SC35-like splicing factor SCL33 has translation MTAREPRGFGFIQYFDTEDASDAKYHMDGKMLLGREIVVVFAEENWKKPFDMRAREKISGRGRSYDGRLHSRSPGLNDSPRGRSRSQSRSYSPTLKQKHYSRSPAPRPRERSLSRSPAVNRSRSASPIVSRSPRRQGSLSVSE, from the exons ATGACTGCAAG GGAACCTAGAGGATTTGGGTTCATCCAATACTTTGATACTGAGGATGCTTCTGATGCAAAGTACCATATGGATGGGAAGATGCTGCTTGGAAGGGAAATTGTTGTTGTTTTTGCAGAGGAAAACTGGAAGAAGCCTTTTGACATGAGAGCCAGGGAAAAAATAAG TGGCAGAGGCCGTTCTTATGATGGGAGGTTGCACTCAAGATCACCTGGGTTGAACGATTCTCCTAGGGGTAGATCACGgtcccaaagccgaagctactCGCCAACACTTAAGCAAAAGCACTATTCAAG GTCCCCGGCTCCTCGACCTCGGGAGAGATCTTTGTCGCGTTCCCCAGCTGTCAACAGATCAAGGAGTGCAAGCCCCATTGTTAGCAGGTCTCCTCGTAGACAGGGGTCTCTCTCTGTTAGCGAGTGA